From Cecembia calidifontis, one genomic window encodes:
- a CDS encoding GDSL-type esterase/lipase family protein has translation MKNTLFSIVLFLGLIFNTLGQNIIKVACVGNSITQGPGREHPDSYPLQLQALLGENYQVKNFGVSGRTLLKKGDFPYWNEPQFQEVKDFQPDILVIKLGTNDSKPQNWVYKADFKKDYLELIASIKAHMPSSGKVYICIPVPVTKDNFGIRESIMVNEVQPFLLEIAKESGASIIDLYTPLKDRADLLPDGVHPNKEGLGIMAREVAKAIQ, from the coding sequence ATGAAAAACACTTTATTTTCAATCGTACTGTTTTTAGGACTCATATTCAATACCCTCGGACAAAACATTATCAAAGTTGCCTGTGTCGGTAACAGCATTACCCAAGGACCGGGAAGAGAACATCCTGACAGTTATCCTTTACAATTACAGGCTTTACTTGGAGAGAATTACCAAGTTAAAAACTTCGGGGTAAGCGGAAGAACATTACTCAAAAAGGGGGACTTCCCATATTGGAATGAACCCCAATTTCAAGAAGTGAAGGATTTTCAACCTGATATCCTGGTTATTAAACTGGGCACCAATGATTCCAAACCCCAAAATTGGGTATATAAAGCAGATTTCAAAAAAGATTATTTAGAGCTCATTGCAAGTATAAAAGCGCATATGCCATCAAGTGGCAAGGTATATATCTGCATACCTGTCCCAGTAACCAAGGACAATTTTGGGATAAGAGAAAGTATTATGGTCAATGAAGTCCAACCTTTTCTCCTTGAAATCGCCAAAGAATCAGGTGCATCAATCATAGATCTTTATACCCCATTGAAAGATAGGGCTGACCTACTTCCTGATGGGGTCCATCCTAATAAAGAGGGACTCGGAATTATGGCAAGAGAAGTTGCAAAGGCAATCCAATAA